Proteins from one Chitinispirillum alkaliphilum genomic window:
- a CDS encoding 50S ribosomal protein L19p produces MNDIIKAVEKKQLTDRKLDFGPGDTISVSFRIREGDKERIQVFQGVVIQTAGTGIGSTVTVRKSSGNVYVERIFPLHSPLISEVKLVRRGKVRRAKLYYLRGLIGKATRIKEKK; encoded by the coding sequence GTGAATGACATTATCAAGGCAGTAGAAAAAAAACAGTTAACCGATCGTAAACTGGATTTCGGTCCGGGGGATACGATATCCGTTTCATTCAGAATTCGTGAAGGGGATAAAGAACGAATTCAGGTGTTTCAGGGAGTGGTTATTCAGACTGCAGGTACAGGTATAGGTTCTACTGTTACAGTCAGAAAATCATCCGGAAATGTTTACGTGGAGAGAATTTTCCCTTTGCACTCACCACTTATCTCTGAAGTTAAGCTGGTAAGACGCGGTAAAGTTCGCAGAGCAAAACTCTACTATCTGCGTGGTCTTATCGGAAAGGCTACAAGAATTAAAGAGAAGAAATAA
- a CDS encoding rRNA methylase, with product MQLKPLSWYKRLADSKWRRREGVFLVEGTRVIEQIFSNAPGAVAEILTTETSDLKIDTGSVSIRKVDLQQIKKISTSQTPRDAVAVVRIPQDTPTSLPPENPGARILLLEDIQDPGNVGTLIRTAAALGYKGIILSSKSADPFSPKSLQSTAGAILYPWIRRSSHYLETVKALKNVGYSVVSADIRGEKTVDFSVLPKHILALGSEGSGLTEELLALSDYIFQIPMEENAVESLNVAACGAISMFMGTRGQKFG from the coding sequence ATGCAATTAAAACCTTTGTCATGGTATAAAAGACTGGCAGACTCTAAGTGGCGTCGCAGGGAGGGAGTGTTTCTTGTTGAGGGCACAAGGGTTATTGAACAGATTTTTTCCAATGCTCCAGGGGCGGTTGCTGAAATTCTGACAACTGAGACTTCTGATTTGAAAATTGACACAGGGTCTGTGTCGATAAGAAAAGTTGACCTTCAGCAAATAAAAAAAATATCCACCTCCCAGACACCTCGCGATGCTGTAGCAGTTGTGAGAATTCCGCAGGACACCCCTACATCACTTCCGCCTGAAAATCCAGGGGCGCGAATTTTACTCCTCGAAGATATTCAGGATCCGGGTAATGTAGGTACTTTAATCAGAACAGCAGCTGCACTGGGCTATAAGGGGATTATCCTCAGTTCCAAATCTGCAGATCCTTTTTCACCAAAATCACTTCAGTCAACAGCCGGGGCGATCCTTTACCCCTGGATACGACGCTCTTCGCACTATCTTGAAACTGTAAAAGCGTTGAAAAATGTTGGATACAGTGTAGTGAGTGCTGATATCAGGGGAGAAAAAACTGTTGATTTTTCGGTTCTCCCAAAGCACATCCTCGCTCTTGGCAGTGAGGGAAGTGGTCTCACGGAGGAGCTTCTTGCACTGTCTGATTATATATTTCAGATCCCGATGGAGGAGAATGCTGTAGAATCCCTAAACGTTGCGGCTTGTGGGGCGATCTCTATGTTTATGGGTACAAGGGGGCAGAAGTTTGGGTAG
- a CDS encoding multidrug-efflux transporter yields the protein MVSSRKATGVLFVSILLAMLAYGMTLPLFPFMIENLGGRGIHLGLLVALYGVMQLLFAPLWGKASDKKGRKPFILLGVSGFILAMTVFAFANSLWMLYAGQVFMGVLGSALFPVSMAYVADFSDENTRAGSLGKLGAAIGLGVVLGPGIGGLLAFDSLSLPFLAGAGLSLPVLMIIAVWLPEYKNTDLEFRAEPEKPKSGFEFLKALWGPAGFGLFIVFAVYFGKSNFSGIYGLYAMERYGYTTTEIGSLLMMMGLVYALVQGLIVGPLTKRFGEGVIITYCLLGNAVGFIFLILAYNYLMVAMSISFFIAFNAALKPSALSFISKNSSGKQGTAMGFADAYMSVGRTVGPLWAGFVFDINRNIPFIGGAVFFFLVFAASLVYNRRKNSIRAAAENI from the coding sequence GTGGTAAGTAGTCGTAAAGCCACAGGGGTTTTGTTTGTCAGTATACTGCTTGCAATGCTTGCCTATGGAATGACTCTGCCGCTCTTCCCTTTTATGATTGAAAATTTGGGTGGCAGAGGGATACACCTGGGTCTTCTTGTTGCCCTTTATGGTGTCATGCAGCTTCTCTTTGCTCCGCTTTGGGGTAAGGCTTCTGACAAAAAGGGGCGCAAGCCATTCATCCTTCTGGGGGTAAGCGGATTTATTCTGGCAATGACGGTTTTTGCTTTTGCAAACAGCTTGTGGATGCTTTATGCTGGTCAGGTATTTATGGGGGTTTTGGGCAGTGCCCTTTTTCCTGTCTCTATGGCTTATGTTGCGGATTTCAGTGATGAAAACACCAGGGCAGGCAGTTTAGGCAAACTTGGAGCAGCCATAGGGCTGGGAGTTGTTCTGGGACCAGGAATCGGAGGATTGCTGGCCTTTGACTCTTTATCTCTGCCTTTTCTGGCTGGGGCAGGGCTCTCTTTGCCGGTCTTGATGATTATTGCTGTGTGGCTTCCTGAATACAAAAACACAGACCTGGAATTTAGAGCTGAACCTGAAAAACCCAAAAGCGGATTTGAGTTTCTAAAGGCACTTTGGGGACCTGCTGGTTTTGGACTATTCATTGTTTTTGCGGTCTATTTTGGAAAATCAAATTTTTCAGGTATATACGGATTGTATGCGATGGAGCGATACGGGTATACAACCACCGAAATCGGAAGTTTACTCATGATGATGGGGCTTGTATATGCATTGGTTCAGGGGCTAATAGTTGGTCCGCTGACCAAAAGATTTGGTGAGGGAGTAATTATAACCTACTGTCTTTTAGGCAATGCAGTTGGATTTATTTTCCTCATCTTAGCTTATAATTACCTTATGGTTGCAATGAGTATCAGTTTTTTCATCGCGTTCAACGCGGCTCTTAAACCATCTGCCCTTTCTTTTATTTCAAAGAACTCATCAGGCAAACAAGGAACAGCCATGGGATTTGCAGATGCTTATATGAGTGTAGGGCGAACTGTTGGGCCACTTTGGGCTGGCTTTGTTTTCGACATCAACAGGAATATTCCATTCATTGGAGGAGCGGTCTTTTTCTTTTTGGTTTTTGCGGCAAGTCTTGTTTATAACCGGAGAAAAAACAGTATAAGAGCAGCTGCTGAAAATATTTAA
- a CDS encoding 16S rRNA processing protein RimM yields the protein MSQQELIIIGVIRRAVGLEGFVAVQPTGSTFAMIQTPCKVHIGSDEQSADKTEIEQIRKQPKGFICKFASANDRDASERLNGKLLFVSKECLPRLEEGDYYHFQLQGLEVYADSNGKLVGKVRDVVSLPTMDALEVVLVKGGSVLVPYNDQAVVSVDTESGRITLRWSFIEEMI from the coding sequence ATGTCACAGCAGGAGCTGATTATTATTGGTGTAATCAGGCGTGCTGTGGGGCTTGAAGGTTTTGTTGCTGTGCAGCCGACAGGGTCCACTTTCGCTATGATACAGACTCCTTGTAAAGTTCACATCGGGTCTGATGAACAATCTGCAGATAAAACTGAGATTGAGCAGATTCGGAAACAACCAAAGGGTTTTATCTGCAAATTCGCGTCTGCAAATGACAGAGATGCCTCTGAAAGGCTGAATGGTAAACTTTTGTTTGTTAGCAAAGAGTGTCTGCCCCGGCTTGAGGAGGGTGATTATTATCACTTTCAACTGCAGGGGCTTGAGGTTTATGCCGATAGTAACGGCAAACTTGTGGGAAAAGTCAGGGATGTAGTTTCCCTTCCCACAATGGATGCTCTTGAAGTAGTGCTTGTAAAAGGGGGCAGTGTACTGGTTCCCTACAATGACCAGGCAGTTGTTTCTGTTGACACAGAGTCTGGGCGGATAACATTGAGATGGTCATTCATAGAGGAAATGATTTAG
- a CDS encoding signal recognition particle protein translates to MFEELSNRFDAIFNKVRGRGKLTEDNISEAVRDVKRALLEADVNFKVVKKFSASVQEKALGSEVLKSITPGQQFVKLVHDELAALMGGSARKIHFHSNRLNKIVLAGLQGSGKTTACAKLALFFRKQGHRPLLVACDTYRAAAIDQLETLGKSLGIPVYLDREAKPQQIASDALEYAKREDFSLVIIDTAGRLHIDSDMMSELKDICSLAKPDETFFVADAMTGQDAVNVASQFYREIKFSGTILSKMDGDARGGAALSILDVTGVPVQFVGVSEKPDGLEQFHPDRMASRILGMGDVVSLVEKAEQNLDLEESKRLEKKIRKNIFTLQDFLEQLRQIKKMGPLNELLAMIPGVGNQMKDVQVDDKIFVRIEAIICSMTKKEREKPVIIDGSRKRRIASGSGTTVQDVNKLLKQFDTMKTMMKRMNKISGKRGQAAALKSLSPF, encoded by the coding sequence ATGTTTGAAGAATTATCCAATAGATTTGACGCGATTTTTAATAAAGTCAGAGGTCGGGGAAAGTTAACCGAAGACAACATCTCTGAGGCGGTGCGTGATGTGAAAAGGGCGCTCCTCGAAGCAGATGTTAATTTCAAGGTGGTTAAGAAATTTAGCGCTTCGGTACAGGAAAAAGCACTGGGAAGTGAAGTGCTTAAAAGTATAACACCTGGTCAGCAGTTTGTTAAACTGGTTCATGATGAGTTGGCGGCTCTGATGGGAGGGTCTGCCCGCAAGATTCATTTTCATTCAAATCGCCTCAATAAGATTGTACTTGCCGGTTTGCAGGGTTCGGGTAAAACTACCGCTTGTGCTAAGCTGGCGCTCTTTTTTAGAAAACAAGGTCACCGGCCGTTGTTGGTGGCTTGTGATACATATAGGGCTGCAGCAATCGATCAGCTTGAAACGCTTGGTAAATCCCTTGGGATACCGGTGTACCTTGATCGTGAGGCAAAGCCACAGCAGATTGCCTCTGATGCTTTGGAGTATGCAAAGCGTGAGGACTTTTCACTTGTGATCATCGATACTGCCGGTAGGCTTCATATCGATTCAGACATGATGTCTGAGTTAAAAGATATCTGCTCTCTGGCTAAGCCGGATGAGACTTTTTTCGTTGCCGATGCCATGACCGGACAGGATGCGGTGAATGTGGCTTCGCAGTTTTATAGAGAGATCAAATTCAGTGGTACCATTCTTTCGAAAATGGATGGTGACGCCAGGGGCGGTGCCGCTCTCTCTATTTTGGACGTCACCGGTGTGCCTGTTCAGTTTGTGGGTGTGAGTGAAAAACCGGATGGGCTTGAGCAGTTTCACCCTGACAGGATGGCTTCAAGGATCCTGGGGATGGGTGATGTGGTGTCGCTGGTTGAGAAGGCTGAGCAGAATTTAGATCTTGAAGAGAGCAAAAGACTTGAAAAGAAGATCCGTAAGAATATATTTACTCTGCAGGATTTTCTCGAACAGCTCAGACAAATAAAGAAAATGGGCCCTCTCAATGAGCTTCTGGCTATGATTCCTGGGGTTGGGAATCAGATGAAGGATGTTCAGGTAGATGATAAGATATTTGTCAGAATTGAAGCTATAATCTGTTCTATGACAAAAAAAGAGAGGGAAAAGCCTGTAATCATTGATGGAAGCAGGAAAAGGAGAATCGCTTCCGGTAGTGGTACAACTGTTCAGGATGTTAACAAGCTTCTCAAACAGTTCGATACCATGAAAACAATGATGAAAAGGATGAACAAGATTTCCGGTAAAAGGGGGCAGGCAGCTGCACTTAAAAGTTTGTCACCTTTCTGA
- a CDS encoding tRNA-specific adenosine-34 deaminase codes for MNPYYFMTMAYQEALKAADELEVPVGAVIEKNGKIIGRGYNRVEQLSDITAHAEIVAISAATEKLSTWRLNGCNLYVTLEPCLMCLGAIVQSRIESVTYGTTDPRAGAVDTFPYRPLIESSYRNFPAISSGIMADECSELLSSFFRELRKNKSG; via the coding sequence ATGAACCCTTACTATTTTATGACCATGGCATATCAGGAAGCTTTAAAAGCAGCTGATGAATTAGAGGTTCCTGTGGGTGCTGTGATAGAAAAAAACGGAAAAATCATCGGCAGAGGATATAACAGAGTTGAACAACTCAGTGATATTACTGCCCATGCCGAAATCGTCGCCATCAGCGCTGCCACAGAAAAACTCTCCACATGGAGACTCAATGGCTGCAACCTTTACGTTACCCTTGAACCCTGCCTGATGTGCCTTGGGGCTATCGTTCAATCAAGAATTGAATCTGTTACCTACGGAACAACCGACCCCAGAGCGGGAGCAGTAGACACATTCCCCTATCGCCCCCTGATAGAATCCTCCTACCGCAACTTCCCCGCCATAAGCTCCGGAATTATGGCTGATGAGTGCAGCGAACTCCTAAGCTCATTCTTTCGCGAACTGAGAAAAAATAAATCCGGCTAA
- a CDS encoding 30S ribosomal protein S16p, protein MPVKIRLARVGRKKLAKYRVVAADSRMRRDGRFIETVGFYDPQSEPKVFEFKTERLAYWLNQGAQPTLTVKNLLKQDRMSEKLEGLEKGLSAESLNVERKPERKRKPKTQKQKSS, encoded by the coding sequence TTGCCGGTTAAAATTCGTCTGGCCCGCGTGGGCAGAAAAAAGCTTGCTAAGTATCGTGTTGTCGCTGCAGACAGCAGAATGAGACGTGATGGTCGTTTTATTGAAACTGTTGGTTTCTATGATCCTCAGTCTGAGCCCAAGGTGTTCGAGTTCAAAACAGAAAGACTTGCATACTGGTTAAATCAGGGTGCGCAGCCTACATTAACCGTTAAAAACCTGCTTAAGCAGGATCGCATGTCGGAAAAACTCGAAGGGCTCGAAAAAGGGCTTTCTGCGGAAAGTCTTAATGTGGAGCGTAAACCAGAAAGAAAACGCAAGCCCAAAACTCAGAAACAGAAAAGTTCCTGA
- a CDS encoding tRNA (Guanine37-N1) -methyltransferase — protein MMFFDILTLFPDMFEGAFSDSIIKRAIQKELISIDIRNIRDYSPDEKHRSVDDYPYGGDAGMLLRPEPVVNALNDSRKRLQSLKPTVVYLTPCGEKLNQEIVKSFLSQKALILLCGRYKGVDQRVVDRYVDREISVGDYVLSGGEVPAMVLVDAITRLVPGVLGNIDSAEADSFYSGILSHPQYTRPEYFEGMRVPEVLLSGNHANIKKWQHQKALEITQKRRPDLLNGDN, from the coding sequence ATGATGTTCTTTGATATTTTAACATTATTTCCGGATATGTTTGAGGGTGCTTTCTCTGATAGCATTATCAAACGAGCGATTCAGAAGGAGTTGATCTCGATTGATATCAGAAATATCAGAGATTATTCGCCTGATGAAAAACACAGAAGCGTTGATGATTATCCCTATGGGGGGGATGCCGGGATGCTGTTGCGTCCTGAACCGGTTGTTAATGCTTTGAATGATTCCAGAAAACGACTTCAGAGCCTTAAGCCTACAGTTGTGTATCTCACACCCTGCGGGGAAAAGTTAAATCAGGAGATTGTCAAAAGTTTTCTCTCTCAGAAAGCTCTGATTCTTCTTTGTGGAAGATATAAAGGGGTTGATCAAAGAGTTGTTGATCGTTATGTCGACAGGGAGATATCTGTCGGGGACTATGTGTTGTCCGGAGGAGAAGTGCCTGCCATGGTTCTGGTTGATGCAATAACCCGGTTAGTTCCCGGTGTGCTTGGAAATATCGACAGTGCTGAAGCAGACTCATTCTACTCCGGTATATTGAGTCATCCTCAGTATACAAGACCTGAGTATTTTGAAGGTATGAGGGTACCTGAAGTATTATTGAGCGGAAATCATGCAAATATCAAAAAATGGCAACATCAGAAGGCCTTAGAGATTACCCAGAAGAGAAGACCTGATCTTTTAAATGGCGATAATTAA
- a CDS encoding diguanylate cyclase/phosphodiesterase (GGDEF & EAL domains) with PAS/PAC sensor, translating to MIEKIPEFARLLDFFGFKADTRIYLKQSVFLIAALFFLPNAVFLFISANDPNPTLITISLLVILMWNLILSVSIWKQLKLDKQVALKAQKLITRSQRTAKYFESILQDSTDIIFSIDTDGFIMKFNKGAQKHLGYTQEEIVGKPLDLLFSNISFNQSLIDTILKECKVINEELTMKAKSGKTITVDISMSEMKNDSNETIGIVATAKDITEKKKLQSELMSKNQLLNKLAITDNLTALYNSRHFHTQIRRELSRIRRNPGRKLSLMMIDVDFFKELNDSEGHQMGDHVLRSLGKVIEYCIRKDVDSAYRYGGDEFVVILPDTDANQSRVVAERIQTQFGAFKFGKTSLSIGIGETYPGDTEEMLIKRADEAMYASKTAGKDRISLAQDSTQTSAPLYP from the coding sequence GTGATAGAAAAAATCCCTGAGTTTGCCAGACTACTCGACTTTTTCGGATTCAAGGCGGATACAAGAATTTACCTGAAACAGTCAGTTTTTCTTATCGCCGCACTGTTTTTCCTGCCCAATGCAGTTTTCCTTTTCATCTCAGCCAATGATCCTAACCCAACTCTTATCACAATTTCTTTACTTGTAATTCTGATGTGGAACCTGATTCTCTCAGTCTCAATCTGGAAACAACTAAAACTTGACAAGCAAGTTGCCCTCAAAGCACAAAAACTCATCACACGATCTCAGCGAACCGCAAAGTACTTTGAAAGTATTCTGCAGGATTCAACCGATATCATTTTTTCGATCGATACCGATGGTTTTATAATGAAATTTAATAAGGGGGCGCAAAAGCACCTGGGATACACTCAGGAAGAGATTGTCGGAAAACCTCTGGACCTCCTTTTTTCCAACATTTCCTTCAACCAATCCCTTATCGATACAATCCTTAAGGAGTGCAAAGTCATAAATGAAGAATTGACAATGAAAGCCAAATCCGGTAAAACCATCACAGTTGACATAAGTATGTCAGAGATGAAAAACGACTCCAATGAAACCATCGGCATAGTAGCAACGGCAAAGGATATTACAGAAAAGAAAAAACTTCAGTCCGAACTGATGAGTAAAAATCAATTGCTGAACAAACTCGCCATAACAGACAACCTGACAGCCCTGTACAACTCGCGCCATTTCCACACCCAGATCAGACGCGAACTGAGTCGTATCAGACGTAACCCCGGGAGAAAACTGTCACTGATGATGATTGATGTTGATTTCTTCAAAGAACTAAATGACAGCGAAGGACATCAGATGGGAGATCACGTACTTCGGTCTCTGGGGAAAGTAATTGAATACTGCATACGCAAAGATGTGGACAGCGCTTACAGATACGGCGGTGATGAATTTGTGGTCATTTTACCCGATACAGATGCCAATCAATCAAGAGTAGTCGCAGAAAGAATACAAACTCAATTCGGTGCTTTTAAATTCGGAAAAACAAGCCTGTCAATTGGAATCGGGGAAACCTATCCCGGCGATACAGAAGAAATGCTTATTAAAAGGGCAGATGAGGCTATGTATGCTTCAAAAACCGCTGGCAAAGACAGGATTTCACTTGCACAAGACTCTACCCAAACTTCTGCCCCCTTGTACCCATAA
- a CDS encoding Flagellin protein FlaA: MRINNNISSMIATSALNRSNKSMSSSLEKLSTGLRINRASDDAAGLAISERLRTQVRGAKQAQRNALDGTSLLQIAEGALGEISDILQRMRELAVQSANDTLTNTERGYTNQEFRHLRDEIDRIANVTNYNNMEIISNSAERFGGGDGSTFWVDAGSNPLADGMTIQINSMIATELDENLTADFQMNTQANARLAIGYLDNAINQVNEERASIGAYVNRLEHAINNLQISETNQAAAESLIRDADFAAESSAFTRSQILTQSGTAMLAQANMTPQNVLALLR, encoded by the coding sequence GTGCGTATTAACAACAACATATCATCTATGATAGCGACTTCTGCGCTCAACAGATCAAACAAATCAATGAGCAGCAGCCTTGAAAAACTCTCGACAGGTTTGAGAATCAACAGAGCAAGTGACGATGCAGCCGGACTTGCCATATCTGAAAGACTGCGCACACAGGTACGCGGGGCAAAACAGGCTCAGAGAAATGCCCTCGACGGCACCTCACTGCTTCAAATCGCTGAAGGCGCACTGGGAGAGATCTCCGATATACTTCAAAGAATGAGAGAGCTGGCCGTGCAGTCAGCAAACGATACACTCACCAATACCGAACGGGGCTATACAAATCAGGAGTTCAGACATCTCAGAGATGAAATCGACCGTATCGCAAACGTAACCAACTACAATAACATGGAGATAATCTCCAACAGCGCCGAGAGATTTGGTGGCGGGGACGGAAGCACATTCTGGGTCGATGCCGGCAGCAATCCGCTTGCAGATGGTATGACAATTCAAATCAACAGCATGATAGCAACAGAGCTTGATGAGAATCTGACTGCTGATTTCCAGATGAACACTCAGGCTAATGCAAGACTGGCGATAGGGTATCTGGACAATGCCATCAACCAGGTAAATGAAGAGAGGGCTTCGATAGGTGCCTATGTTAACCGCCTTGAACACGCAATCAACAACCTGCAAATAAGTGAAACAAATCAGGCCGCAGCGGAATCTCTTATAAGGGATGCTGATTTCGCAGCAGAATCTTCTGCGTTTACCAGAAGTCAGATCCTGACCCAATCAGGCACAGCAATGCTTGCACAGGCGAATATGACTCCTCAGAATGTTCTTGCTCTGCTTAGATAA
- a CDS encoding acetyl-CoA carboxylase, alpha chain, translating to MEREFDFEKPISEMEKAIEKLRNLESEKAGDYSLQILELEKKCEKEGKEIYANLTPWQIVQVARHPKRPVLYDYISLIFSDFVELRGDRCYGDDRALIGGFAMLGEQKVMLIGHSKGKNVEENVNRNFGMARPEGYRKALRLMRLAEKFNVPVVTFIDTPGAYPGLDAEERGQAEAIARNLVEMSRIEVPIVSLVTGEGGSGGALGIGVSDIILMLSNAVYSVISPEGCASILWRDAAYSPQAAEALKITAKSLLELGVIDDIVQEPACGAHRDHSKTADAVKTSILKHLKKLSSVSSSKLITKRFQKFAAMGKFNK from the coding sequence ATGGAGCGTGAGTTCGATTTTGAAAAGCCGATATCCGAAATGGAAAAGGCAATCGAAAAGCTGAGAAATCTGGAATCAGAAAAAGCTGGAGACTACAGTTTGCAGATTCTTGAGCTTGAAAAGAAATGCGAAAAAGAGGGAAAAGAAATATATGCGAACCTGACACCATGGCAGATTGTTCAGGTTGCTCGTCACCCCAAGCGCCCGGTTTTGTATGACTACATTTCGCTTATTTTCAGTGATTTTGTTGAGTTGCGGGGGGATCGCTGCTATGGTGATGATCGTGCTCTTATTGGTGGATTTGCGATGCTTGGGGAACAGAAAGTGATGCTGATCGGGCACAGTAAGGGGAAAAATGTAGAAGAGAACGTGAATCGAAATTTTGGTATGGCGCGTCCGGAAGGGTATCGCAAAGCTCTGAGACTTATGCGCTTAGCTGAGAAGTTTAACGTTCCTGTTGTTACATTTATAGATACTCCTGGAGCATATCCGGGGCTTGATGCTGAAGAGAGAGGGCAGGCTGAAGCTATTGCCCGAAATCTGGTTGAAATGTCGCGTATTGAGGTGCCGATTGTCTCTCTTGTAACCGGTGAAGGAGGAAGTGGCGGTGCCTTAGGAATTGGAGTTTCCGATATAATACTTATGCTTTCAAATGCAGTGTATTCGGTTATCTCCCCTGAAGGGTGCGCTTCTATTCTGTGGCGTGATGCAGCATATTCACCCCAGGCCGCCGAAGCACTCAAGATAACTGCAAAATCACTTCTGGAACTGGGGGTGATTGATGATATCGTTCAGGAACCAGCCTGCGGGGCACATCGTGATCATTCCAAAACTGCAGATGCAGTTAAAACTTCAATCCTGAAGCATCTCAAAAAATTGTCATCTGTAAGCAGCAGTAAGCTTATTACAAAAAGGTTTCAGAAATTTGCAGCAATGGGCAAATTTAACAAATAA
- a CDS encoding acetyl-CoA carboxylase, beta chain codes for MPWFIKSKSEKAAQQKRRDEIWIRCQSCSAHVFKEDFSNNSNVCPKCNWHGKLTAYERIGITLDSGTFKELNESLSPGDPLAFVDAKGSYAEKVENARKKAMLNESVVTGVGKINGIDVTIGVMDFRFLGGSLGSATGEKILQAAIYALDHRLPYIVFSASGGARMHEGILSLMQMGKTCAAVAKLDDKKIPYISVMTDPTTGGVSASYAMVGDINLAEPGALIGFAGRRVIEQTIKQKLPDNFQTSEFVMEHGFIDMVVHRRDMKSTLQKILSYYNR; via the coding sequence ATGCCCTGGTTTATAAAAAGTAAATCTGAGAAGGCCGCACAGCAGAAAAGACGGGATGAGATATGGATCAGATGTCAGTCCTGTTCCGCACATGTGTTTAAAGAAGATTTCAGCAATAACAGCAATGTGTGCCCTAAATGCAACTGGCATGGTAAACTAACCGCTTATGAGCGTATTGGTATTACACTGGACTCCGGCACATTTAAAGAGCTGAACGAGTCGCTCAGCCCCGGCGATCCGCTTGCTTTCGTTGATGCAAAGGGCAGCTATGCCGAAAAGGTGGAAAATGCCCGGAAAAAGGCTATGCTCAACGAATCGGTTGTAACCGGAGTGGGCAAAATAAATGGAATAGACGTTACCATCGGGGTAATGGATTTTCGGTTTCTGGGTGGTAGTTTAGGTTCAGCTACCGGGGAGAAAATACTCCAGGCTGCCATCTATGCCCTTGATCATCGCTTGCCCTATATTGTTTTCAGTGCATCGGGCGGGGCCAGGATGCACGAAGGGATACTCTCTCTTATGCAGATGGGGAAAACCTGTGCTGCGGTTGCTAAGCTGGATGATAAGAAAATTCCCTACATATCAGTTATGACCGATCCAACCACGGGTGGAGTTTCTGCCTCCTATGCAATGGTGGGTGATATTAATTTAGCGGAACCGGGGGCTCTGATCGGTTTCGCCGGAAGAAGAGTTATTGAACAGACTATAAAACAGAAACTTCCAGATAACTTCCAGACTTCAGAATTTGTGATGGAGCATGGATTTATCGACATGGTAGTTCATCGAAGGGATATGAAAAGTACTCTTCAGAAGATTCTTTCATATTACAACAGATAA